In Amyelois transitella isolate CPQ chromosome 13, ilAmyTran1.1, whole genome shotgun sequence, a genomic segment contains:
- the LOC106138267 gene encoding tyramine beta-hydroxylase, whose product MRVKCIASVISVLICSHYSYLIRGKSERRFAESESVLDPNGELLLKWKVDYSLRKIQFELSLTEKAPPFNWFAIGFSDRGGLENADVCLLWTDYKGNDHFEDMHSDKSGNLARDEKQNCEGFYLDSTSRSIIFERDFDTCDPDDYVIEDGTVHMVWARGVDKLFSSRGLSLTCTPPKNHGFIRVRLLTPPGHKKVDGHELRFTNKNLKVPSDDTTYWCKVIKLPDYITKTPHHIIQFQSTITRGNEGLVHHMELFYCDTDPKTEIPLYEGNCFASERPEITKTCSKVKSAWAMGAPPFTYPEEAGLPLGGRGQNKFMMLEVHYNNPEMRKDWVDSSGIVVYVTANKRRYDAAIMELGLEYTDKMAIPAGQKAFSLSGYCVPQCTGVGIPEQGIVVFGSQLHTHLTGVAVWTRHSRRGVELPPLNTDMHYSTHFQEIRILHDPVRVLPGDYLETTCVYNTEGRENATIGGHAITDEMCVNYIHYYPATDLEVCKSAVSNAALENYFQFEKKWDNISISFDSPPRANYLAVHPWTPLRAKSLHTLYVESPISMQCNKSDGNRFQGDWEGIPIPKIHLPLPRPRRTCTNKYH is encoded by the exons ATGCGTGTTAAGTGTATCGCTTCAGTGATATCAGTGTTAATATGTTCTCATTATTCTTATTTGATACGAGGCAAATcag AACGCCGATTTGCCGAAAGTGAATCAGTATTAGACCCGAATGGCGAACTATTATTGAAATGGAAGGTGGACTATTCTCTACGTAAGATTCAGTTTGAGTTGTCGTTGACAGAAAAAGCGCCACCCTTCAATTGGTTCGCGATAGGATTCTCTGATCGGGGCGGCTTAGAGAACGCAGATGTTTGTCTACTATGGACTGATTATAAGGGCAACGACCATTTTGAG GATATGCATTCAGATAAAAGCGGGAATTTGGCCAGGGATGAGAAACAGAATTGCGAAGGGTTTTATCTGGACAGCACGAGTAgaagtattatttttgaacGCGATTTCGATACGTGCGATCCGGACGACTACGTGATCgag GATGGAACAGTCCACATGGTTTGGGCGCGTGGCGTGGACAAACTATTCTCCTCAAGAGGTTTAAGTTTAACTTGCACCCCTCCAAAGAACCATGGTTTCATTAGAGTCCGACTTCTGACGCCTCCAGGTCACAAGAAGGTGGATGGCCACGAATTGAggttcacaaataaaaatctaaaggtGCCAAGTGATGACACCACTTACTGGTGCAAAGTTATTAAGCTACCTGACTATATAACCAAAACGCCACATCATATAATTCAG TTTCAATCTACGATCACGAGAGGCAATGAAGGTCTGGTCCATCACATGGAACTGTTCTACTGCGACACTGATCCGAAGACCGAGATCCCTCTGTATGAAGGCAACTGTTTTGCATCGGAGAGGCCAGAAATTACAAAGACTTGTTCAAAG gtAAAGTCAGCGTGGGCTATGGGAGCGCCCCCGTTCACGTACCCCGAAGAGGCGGGGCTTCCCCTCGGCGGGCGCGGGCAGAACAAGTTCATGATGCTGGAGGTGCACTATAATAACCCTGAAATGAGGAAAG ATTGGGTGGACAGTTCCGGTATCGTAGTATACGTGACGGCCAACAAGCGCCGATATGACGCCGCCATCATGGAGTTGGGTTTGGAGTACACGGACAAAATGGCGATCCCGGCCGGACAGAAAGCCTTCTCTTTGTCCGGGTACTGTGTGCCTCAGTGCACTGGAGTG GGGATCCCGGAGCAGGGTATCGTGGTGTTCGGCAGTCAACTGCACACGCACCTGACCGGCGTCGCGGTGTGGACGCGGCACTCGCGGCGAGGCGTCGAGCTGCCTCCACTCAACACGGATATGCACTACTCCACTCACTTCCAGGAGATCAGGATCTTGCATGATCCTGTTAGAGTACTACCG gGAGACTACCTTGAAACCACTTGCGTTTACAACACGGAAGGAAGAGAGAACGCTACGATCGGCGGACACGCCATTACAGACGAGATGTGCGTCAACTACATCCACTACTACCCCGCCACGGACCTGGAGGTCTGCAAGAGTGCCGTCTCCAATGCGGCGCTGGAAAACTACTTCCAGTTTGAGAAAAA atgggataacatttcaatttcttttgaTTCGCCTCCTAGAGCGAATTATTTGGCTGTACACCCGTGGACACCTTTGAGGGCGAAATCTCTGCACACACTTTATGTAGAATCGCCGATATCAATGCAATGTAACAAGTCAGATGGGAATAGATTTCAA GGAGATTGGGAAGGAATACCAATTCCTAAAATACACCTACCTTTACCAAGACCAAGAAGAACATgcacaaataaatatcattag
- the LOC106138325 gene encoding cold shock domain-containing protein CG9705, with amino-acid sequence MSNDYGFNSDDSPNKTNSHLQLPSPIITRRNRTASTSERALGNPLEGGKIKSFCRAKGHGFVTPDRGGADLFVHISDIEGEYVPLPGDEVIYRLCPIPPKFEKNQAVHVRIVHLTPEKHVKWDEPPL; translated from the exons ATGTCTAATGATTATGGTTTTAACAGCGATGATTCgcctaataaaacaaattcgcACTTGCAACTTCCCAGCCCAATAATAACACGGCGAAACCGAACTGCGTCGAC gTCTGAGAGGGCATTGGGGAATCCGCTAGAGGGTGGCAAAATAAAGTCGTTTTGCCGTGCGAAAGGCCACGGGTTTGTGACGCCGGATAGAGGCGGGGCCGATCTTTTTGTTCACATTTCCga CATTGAAGGTGAATACGTTCCATTGCCTGGAGACGAAGTGATATATCGTCTCTGCCCCATCCCCCCAAAGTTTGAGAAGAACCAAGCAGTTCACGTCCGGATCGTACACCTCACTCCCGAGAAACACGTGAAGTGGGACGAGCCCCCTCTGTAA
- the LOC106138289 gene encoding aryl-hydrocarbon-interacting protein-like 1: MSSAAPIVKNVLHAGQKYIPISEGSKAHFHFQTWKLGPERVLVDDSKKIGKKEPMVLVIGHKFKLEVWETIVKMMAVGEVASFQVKKELVYSYPFVSKTLRDLGKEAHTIKHSCTMTLHTEGIGYPDLDELISSPCDLEFIIELLKVERSDEYEKEVWQLNVQERLDLVPTLKEKGNKLYGEKKYDEAEEAYSQAISICEQLMIRERKTDDEWINLNKIKLPILLNYAQCKLIKGEFYPVIEHCTNVLTYDPDNEKALFRRAKAHIGAWNPDQAEQDFKRLKTLNPCMAATANKELENIKKLKAEKADKDRDALIKLFLKGD; encoded by the exons atgagttCTGCAGCTCCAAtagtaaaaaatgttttacatgctggacaaaaatacataccaaTTTCTGAGGGTAGCAAG GCCCATTTTCACTTTCAAACATGGAAATTAGGACCTGAAAGAGTTTTAGTTGACGACAGTAAGAAAATAGGAAAAAAGGAACCCATGGTTTTAGTAATTGGGCACAAATTCAAATTGGAAGTTTGGGAAACTATTGTGAAAATGATGGCAGTTGGAGAAGTAGCTAGTTTTCAGGTTAAGAAAGAG ttggtGTACAGTTATCCATTTGTGTCCAAAACTCTCCGAGACCTCGGCAAGGAGGCTCACACAATAAAGCACTCATGCACTATGACCCTACACACAGAAGGTATTGGGTACCCAGACTTGGATGAGTTGATCAGCAGCCCTTGTGatcttgaatttattataG AACTATTAAAAGTAGAGAGATCTGATGAATATGAGAAAGAAGTATGGCAGTTAAATGTGCAGGAGAGATTAGATCTCGTCCCAACTCTCAAGGAGAAAGGAAACAAGTTGTACGGAGAAAAGAAGTATGACGAGGCAGAAGAAGCTTATAGTCAAGCAATTTCTATTTGTGAACAACTCATGATTAG ggAAAGAAAAACTGATGATGAGtggataaatttaaataaaataaagcttcCCATCTTGTTGAACTATGCACAATGCAAACTGATCAAAGGTGAATTTTATCCAGTTATAGAGCATTGTACAAATGTGCTGACATATGATCcag aTAATGAAAAAGCTTTATTCAGGCGAGCCAAGGCTCACATAGGTGCCTGGAACCCTGATCAAGCAGAGCAAGATTTCAAAAGATTGAAAACATTGAATCCCTGTATGGCAGCAACTGCAAATAAAGAATtggaaaacataaaaaaattaaaggccGAAAAAGCAGATAAAGATAGAGATgctttaataaaactatttttgaaaGGAGATTAA
- the LOC106138323 gene encoding tRNA (uracil-5-)-methyltransferase homolog A, translated as MTELIENVEKFIEADSNNSKDEVKEEYAYLEKGGFSSENFKIKIQGLPKFYGIVELKKLMNETLGLNVSKIKRLKQSSKWSFACFQNEEERSKAIVALNGYFWKGKRLTAEKANPAPDPLVRKRKQDEINQDVIDKKKKDMENKDQEERLRDVTTPCWRIPYDEQLLTKQKVIIDLLKKYENEIWLKNPARRSEIEAKRKLFNGLTFELMGIKSSPVTEGYRNKCEFNIGYDEFKELTVGFRLGKYNKGNICVVPIRTMCHVSEPMKKAVMLFQNYIRQSKLPPYSAVDYTGHWRGLMLRHSSTSDDIMMIIQFHPQSLTEEQLGEVKKDLIEYFSKEDAVACGIKSLYYEHVKKRLPGEEPSKPIHLMGPTHIVDSILGLQFRVSPEAFFQVNTKAANILYQQAIDLSEVKSDETVVDICCGTGTIGLCFAKYCNKVFGLDSVAEAIKDAKANAELNGIKNCEFFAGKAEQILSTVLERTSKDVVAIVDPPRAGLHMRAVTQLRNTRNVKRLVYISCNPDTAMKNFVDLSRQRSKTLRGAPFVPVRGVLVDMFPHTRHVELAVLFKREEEPESSNVASEINSQESKELKEDFYSFVY; from the exons atgactgaattaattgaaaatgtagaaaaatttattgaagcAGATAGTAATAACTCTAAAGATGAAGTGAAGGAAGAGTATGCTTATTTGGAAAAAGGAGGCTTCTCttcagaaaattttaaaataaagatacaagGATTACCCAAATTTTATGGAATAGTC GAACTGAAAAAACTGATGAATGAGACCCTTGGCCTCAAcgttagtaaaataaaaaggctAAAGCAGTCCAGCAAGTGGTCATTTGCCTGTTTCCAAAATGAGGAAGAGAGGAGCAAAGCCATAGTGGCACTGAATGGCTATTTCTGGAAAG gaaaaaggtTAACAGCAGAAAAAGCAAATCCAGCACCTGATCCGCTGGtaagaaaaagaaagcaaGATGAAATCAATCAAGATGTTATAGACAAGAAGAAGAAGGACATGGAGAATAAGGACCAAGAGGAGAGATTGAGGGATGTCACCACACCCTGTTGGAGAATCCCTTATGATGAACAG TTgttaacaaaacagaaagttATAATAGACCTGCTTaagaaatatgaaaatgaaatatggcTTAAAAATCCTGCTAGAAGAAGTGAGATTGAAGCGAAGCGTAAACTGTTTAATGGGTTAACTTTCGAACTGATGGGTATAAAAAGTTCCCCAGTCACAGAGGGTTACAGAAACAAGTGCGAGTTTAATATTGGTTATGACGAGTTCAAGGAACTGACTGTTGGTTTCCGGCTTGGTAAATATAATAAGGGGAACATTTGTGTGGTACCCATTAGAACTATGTGTCACGTATCGGAACCAATGAAGAAGGCAGTTATG TTGTTCCAAAACTACATAAGGCAATCAAAGTTACCACCGTACTCAGCCGTCGATTACACCGGCCATTGGAGAGGGCTGATGCTTAGGCATTCCTCAACTTCAGACGACATCATGATGATCATTCAATTTCATCCGcag AGTTTAACAGAAGAACAACTGGGTGAAGTTAAAAAGGATTTGATAGAATACTTTAGCAAGGAGGACGCGGTAGCTTGTGGCATCAAATCGTTATATTACGAGCATGTCAAAAAAAG GCTGCCCGGAGAAGAGCCTTCAAAACCAATACACTTGATGGGTCCCACACACATCGTGGATTCCATATTGGGGCTCCAATTCAGAGTGTCTCCAGAGGCATTTTTCCAG GTGAACACCAAAGCTGCGAACATCCTATACCAACAGGCAATTGATCTGAGTGAAGTGAAGAGTGATGAAACTGTTGTGGATATCTGCTGCGGAACCGGAACTATAGGGCTGTGCTTCGCTAAG TATTGCAACAAAGTTTTCGGGCTTGACAGCGTGGCGGAAGCAATTAAGGACGCCAAAGCGAATGCCGAGCTGAACGGCATCAAGAACTGTGAGTTCTTCGCCGGGAAGGCCGAGCAGATACTGTCTACCGTACTGGAGAGGACCTCCAAGGATGTGGTGGCTATTGTCGACCCGCCGAGAGCTGGACTCC ACATGCGCGCCGTTACCCAACTCCGCAACACGAGGAACGTGAAGCGTCTCGTGTACATATCGTGCAACCCGGACACCGCCATGAAGAACTTCGTGGACCTGTCTCGCCAGCGCTCCAAGACGCTGCGCGGCGCGCCGTTCGTGCCCGTCAGGGGCGTGCTCGTGGACATGTTCCCGCATACCAGGCACGTCGAGTTGGCCGTGCTGTTCAAGAGGGAAGAG gaaCCGGAGTCAAGCAATGTTGCGTCTGAGATTAATAGCCAAGAAAGTAAAGAGTTGAAAgaagatttttattcttttgtataCTAA